CGACTCGGCGATGGCGGCGCGCGTCGAGCGCTGGAACAAGGACATCGCGCCGGTCGCGGCGGCACCGGTGGGCCGCAATATCAATCAGCTGTTCCGCAATCGTGGCGGCGAGAGCACGGTCGGAAACCTGGTCGCCGACGCGATGCGCGAGGGCGTCGCCGCCGACATCGCGCTTCAGAATGCCGGCGGGCTGCGCGCCGACCTGCGCGCGGGTGCAGTGACGCGCGGCGACATCTACGAAGTGATGCCGTTCGACAACACCGTGGTGACGCTCACCCTGACCGGGGCGCAGGTGAAGCAGGCGCTCGAAGACGCACTGCGCTACGACCGGGTCACGCAGGTGAGCGGAATTCGCTACGAGTTCGATACCAGTCGCCCGGCCGGCGCACGCCTCGTGACTCTGGTGCTGGCCGACGGCACGGCACTCGACGAGCGCCGCGACTTCAAGGTCGCGGTCAACAACTTCATGGCCGACGGCGGCGACAACTACTCGGCGTTCGCCCAGGCGCGCGATCGCGCCGAGACCGGCGAAACGGTGCGCGAATTCCTCGAGGCATTCGTACGGGCGAAGTGCGCGAATGGCGGCGCTCTCCAGTACCGCGACGAAGGCCGAATCAAGAAGGTCGGCGGCGGGCGCTGAAGCGCTAGGCCGGGGTCCCGAGCGCCCGAAACACCAGCACGGCGTTGTGCCCGCCGAATCCGAATGCATTCGACATGACCGTGGCCACCCGCGCCTCGCGCGCGACGTTCGGCACGTAGTCGAGATCGCACTGCGGATCGAGCTCGTGAAGATTGACGGTGGGATGGATCACGCCGCGCGTCAGGGTGAGCACCGCGACCACGGCCTCGATCGCGCACGAGCCGCCAAGCGCGTGACCGGTCATGGACTTGGTCGAGTGGACCGCGAGTCGCGGCGCGTGGGCGCCGAACACCTCGTGAATCGCGCGCGTCTCGGTGGCATCGTTGAGCGGCGTCGAAGTGCCATGCGCATTGATCACCTCGATCGCATCGGGGGCGAGTCCGGCGTCGGCCAGTGCGGCGCGCATCGCGCGGACGGCTCCGCGACCTTCGGGATCCGGCGCGGTCATGTGGTAGCCATCGCCGGTCGCCCCGTAGCCCGCCAGCTCGCAGTAGATCCGCGCGCCGCGCGACCGTGCGAGGGACTCTCGCTCGAGCATCAGGAATCCGGCGCCCTCGGCGATCACGAAGCCGTCACGAGAGGCGCTGAAAGGCCGCGACGCGGTGGTCGGCGAGTCGTTGCGCGTGCTGAGCGCTCGCAGCTGGCAGTAGCCGTCGATCGCGAACGCCGAGATCGTGCTCTCGGCCCCCCCCGCGATCGCGACATCGCAGCGTCGGTTGCGAATCAGATCCAGCGCGGTGCCGAGCGAATTGGCGCCCGAGGCACAAGCGGTCGCGAGACACAGGTTGGGACCGCGACATCCGGTTTCCATCGCGATCGCGCCCGCCGCCATGTTCGGAATGATGATCGGAACCGTGAGCGGCGCGAACCGGCCGGGGCCGTTCTCGAGAAAGACCGCGTGCTCGCGATTCAGGTACTCGAACCCACCGATACCGGAACCCGCGACCACCGCCACGTTCTCGCGCTCCGCACCCTCGGCGAGACCGGCGTCGGCCACCGCCTCGAGCGCCGCCACGAGCGCGAGCTGCGTGAATCGCGCGCTGCGCTTGAGCACCTTCGAGGACACGCGAGCCTCGGCGTCCAGATCCAGCACTTCGCCGGCGATGCGGCTGCGCAGCCCCGAGGCGTCGAATCGCGTAATCGGCCCGATCCCGCTTCGGCCGTTGATCAATGCATCCCAGCACGCTTCGACGCCGGTTCCGACCGGGGCCGCGACGCCGAGGCCGGTCACCACCACGCGATCGTGCACGCTCAATCCAGCGCGAATTCGCGCTGGAACACCAGCTCGAATGAGAACGTCTTCGATCGACTCTTGTTCTCGACGTATTCGGCGATCTTCTCGAGACGGCGTGGGATCTGGAGGATTTTTTCCTGGGCGACGCGCCCGCTCTCGCGCAGTCCGGTCAGACTCTCGATCTGCCAGAAGCGAATCTGGTCCTGGACGATCTTGAGGTAGTCACGCGGACCGTAGATGCCCGACCGCCGCACCACGTCGGCGAATTCCTTGAAGCCCGGCATCGAGATGCCGGGCATGTCGATCGCGGGCATCACGAGCGCCGCCGACTCGAGTGCTCGATCGGGGTCGCGCTTGATCACTTCGGCGAAGACCTGGCGATAGAACGAGTAGTGACGAGCCTCGTCTGCGGCGATGTTCTTCAGGATGTAGTCGACCTTCGGCTCGTACTCGGCGCAGATCCGGCCGGTGCCGGCATGCGACATCTGAGTGGCCCGCTCCTGAAGCGTGGTGTAGACGAACACGCGGTACGGATCACGGTCCCACTGCGGGTGGAAGCCGCCACGCAGGTACTCGAACTGCAGCTTCTCGAGCGTGCGGGTATGCAGGATTCGCGTCTCGCGGCAGTAGTCGTGCAGCACCGCCCCGTGACGATCCTCCTCGGCGGTCCACAGGTTGTTCCACTTGCGCCAGAACGTCTCGTCGCCGAAATGCACCGCGAGCAGTCGGTGAAAGTGCGGCAGCCCTTCCTCGGTGATCAGGTTGAGGGCGATCGCGATGCGGCACGGGTCCGGAAGCCCTTCCGCCAGCTTGCGAATGCGCTGGCCCCAGGTCTCGGGATTCTCCTGCTCCTCTTCGCCGAACAGATCGCTCGGAAACCACAGTTCGCGCTTGGCCTCGTGCTGCTGAATGAGGTCGTCGACGAACGGTTCGAGGTCGGCGAGCAATTCGATGCGGGACAACAGGTCGAACTCGGGCGAGGGCTGGCTCACGGGTGCTCCGAACGAAGAGAGAGTGCCGGACGGGTCGACGGCGACCGCGCAACGAAGCGCGAGGCTAGTCCCTCTCCCACTCCTCGCTCAAGCCGGCGTGTGAACGTGCGGCCGCGCCCGTGCCGGCGCGCGGGAGTCGACTAGCGTCCCGAGCCGTCCGGAGTACTCGCGGCGCCGCTGCGAAGCGGGATCCCGGCACGCTCGAAGTATTTCTTCACTCCGGTGGCGATCTGTCGCGCCATCTGCGATTGAAAGGCCGGGCTCTTGAGCAGCCGCGCCTCGACCGGATTATTGATGAACGCGGTCTCCACCAGCACCGATGGGAACTCGACCGACTTGAGCACCACGAACCCGGCCTGTTTGATGCCGCGCGATTCGAGCCGGCGATCTTCGGCGACGTGATCGAGCAGCGTCTCGGCCAGCAGCTGGCTCTGCTGCAGCGCCGAGTTGCGCTTCACGTCGTAAAGAATGTTCACGAGCTCGTCTTCGCTCTGGGCCGGCACGCCGCCGACCAGGTCGGCCGCGTTCTCGGAATCGGCGAGGTCCTGGCTCGCCTGATCTTCAGCGCCGCGCTGGGAGAGGAAGAACACCTCTGTGCCGCTACCCGAGCCGCGTCGTCGAGACGAATTGCAGTGAATGCTGATGAAGAGATCGGCCTTCATCTTCTCGGCGATGTGGTACCGCTCGCGCAGCGGAATGAAATAGTCCCCGTCTCTCACCAGGACCGCATGGATGCCCGGCACCCGGTTGAGTTCTTCGGTGAGCTTGCGGGCCACCGCGAGCGTCACGTCTTTCTCGCGGATGCCGATTGCGCGCGTCGAGCGGGCACCGGCGTCGTCGCCGCCATGACCGGCATCGATCGCGACGATGCGGAGCCGGTCCTCGTGTTTGGTTTCGAGCACCTGCTCGAGCTTCGCGGCTTGAGCGGCCGCGCCGCCCTTTCGGGTCACGTCGATCACCAGCCGGTAGGGCTTGTCCTCGGAGGCCGGCAGTCCGAACACGCGAAAGGCGGTCGAGTCCTTGAAGTAGGCCTCGAATCGCGCCCCGTCGACGCCGGTCACGACCGCGACCGAATCCACCACCCCATCACCGATCGCGAGCGTGCGTGGCACCGACTCGCCCGCGGTGAGAGGGGCGCCCGGGACCGTGACGCGCACACTGCGTCCGCGCCCTGAATCCGGCGCAACGTGCGCGACCGCCTCGCTGAAATCGAACACCACGCGCGTCGCGGTGGGCCCGGTGAACGAACGGGCGGCCGTCACCGCCGGCACCGCACCGGCCGGAGCGGTCCGCAGCAACAGCAGCAACAGCAGCAACGTCGCGAGCGCGAGGGGAGTGACGCGGTTCGAACGCAAAGGGATCCTTCCGCGAAACGCGGGGGCGGCATCGGGCCGCCCCCGCCGATTTCGCCTAGTCCTTGAGACGAACGGGAACGAACTCGGTGAACTCGCCGCGCCGCACCAGCAGGACCGCCGGCTTGCCGCGCTCCTTTGCCTCGCGCACCGCGCGCGCGAAAGTCTGCGGAGTGTCCACCGCCTTGCCGCTCACCTCTTCGACAACGGTTTCGGGCTGCAGATCCGAGTCGTCGGCCGGGCTGCCCGGCTCGACTGCCGTGATCAGCACGCCGCCTTGAATGCCCAGCTCCGTGCGCTCGGCCTGCGTGAGGGATCGGACCGTGAGCCCTGCGGCCGGAGCGACGGTGTCCGGAGCACGCGACGGGGTTGAATTCGCGGCGACTTCCGCATCGCGATTGCTGAGCTTGACCTCGAAGCGCATGCGCTTGCCGTCACGCAGCACCTCGACCGGGACGGTGCGTCCCACCGGCGTGTCGGCGACGCGCAGGCGAAACTTCTGCAGATCGACGACGTGCTGGCCGTCGTACTCGACGATCACGTCATTGCGGCGCAGGCCTGCGCGCTCGGCCG
The nucleotide sequence above comes from Candidatus Eisenbacteria bacterium. Encoded proteins:
- a CDS encoding acyl-ACP desaturase, translating into MSQPSPEFDLLSRIELLADLEPFVDDLIQQHEAKRELWFPSDLFGEEEQENPETWGQRIRKLAEGLPDPCRIAIALNLITEEGLPHFHRLLAVHFGDETFWRKWNNLWTAEEDRHGAVLHDYCRETRILHTRTLEKLQFEYLRGGFHPQWDRDPYRVFVYTTLQERATQMSHAGTGRICAEYEPKVDYILKNIAADEARHYSFYRQVFAEVIKRDPDRALESAALVMPAIDMPGISMPGFKEFADVVRRSGIYGPRDYLKIVQDQIRFWQIESLTGLRESGRVAQEKILQIPRRLEKIAEYVENKSRSKTFSFELVFQREFALD
- the fabF gene encoding beta-ketoacyl-ACP synthase II produces the protein MHDRVVVTGLGVAAPVGTGVEACWDALINGRSGIGPITRFDASGLRSRIAGEVLDLDAEARVSSKVLKRSARFTQLALVAALEAVADAGLAEGAERENVAVVAGSGIGGFEYLNREHAVFLENGPGRFAPLTVPIIIPNMAAGAIAMETGCRGPNLCLATACASGANSLGTALDLIRNRRCDVAIAGGAESTISAFAIDGYCQLRALSTRNDSPTTASRPFSASRDGFVIAEGAGFLMLERESLARSRGARIYCELAGYGATGDGYHMTAPDPEGRGAVRAMRAALADAGLAPDAIEVINAHGTSTPLNDATETRAIHEVFGAHAPRLAVHSTKSMTGHALGGSCAIEAVVAVLTLTRGVIHPTVNLHELDPQCDLDYVPNVAREARVATVMSNAFGFGGHNAVLVFRALGTPA
- a CDS encoding N-acetylmuramoyl-L-alanine amidase, with translation MRSNRVTPLALATLLLLLLLLRTAPAGAVPAVTAARSFTGPTATRVVFDFSEAVAHVAPDSGRGRSVRVTVPGAPLTAGESVPRTLAIGDGVVDSVAVVTGVDGARFEAYFKDSTAFRVFGLPASEDKPYRLVIDVTRKGGAAAQAAKLEQVLETKHEDRLRIVAIDAGHGGDDAGARSTRAIGIREKDVTLAVARKLTEELNRVPGIHAVLVRDGDYFIPLRERYHIAEKMKADLFISIHCNSSRRRGSGSGTEVFFLSQRGAEDQASQDLADSENAADLVGGVPAQSEDELVNILYDVKRNSALQQSQLLAETLLDHVAEDRRLESRGIKQAGFVVLKSVEFPSVLVETAFINNPVEARLLKSPAFQSQMARQIATGVKKYFERAGIPLRSGAASTPDGSGR